A part of Procambarus clarkii isolate CNS0578487 chromosome 21, FALCON_Pclarkii_2.0, whole genome shotgun sequence genomic DNA contains:
- the LOC138367205 gene encoding uncharacterized protein produces MDTATKMKRTLIGLKGHLTRQINKCQNLSQQSTVDYFELEDLLQVAESKFAHIKQHMNLYLTELHSTSVESSELEEVIDELAQYEEDIRVKLLPFKKQIAKNKLTVASAARTDPEVKLPQINIPTFSGDENESWDDFWNSLQTFRLELESLLKALSLKVLVQTAEWMTKVVVKRKLPRETLDKLCTMYNKTFLTLKEITEGLHTLVERQRANQDGEKVSNSSTNSHRNSTQVDTSVKPKMTLNKSSKFTSRTTPSTGKKSGNPLPNKMDTATKMKRTLIGLKGHLTRQINKCQNLSQQSTVDYFELEDLLQVAEKLHSTSVESSELEEVIDELAQYEEDIRVKLLPFKKQIAKNKLTVASAARTDPEVKLPQINIPTFSGDENESWDDFWNSLQTFRLELESLLKALSLKVLVQSAEWMTKVVVKRKLPRETLDKLCTMYNKTFLTLKEITEGLHTLVERQRANQDGEKVSNSSTNSHRNSTQVDTSVKPKMTLNKSSKFTSRTTPSTGKRSGNPLPNKMDTTTKMKRTLIGLKGHLTRQINKCQNLSQQSTVDYFELEDLLQVAEKLHSTSVESSELEEVIDELAQYEEDIRVKLLPFKKQIAKNKLTVASAARTDPEVKLPQINIPTFSGDENESWDDFWNSLQTFRLELESLLKALSLKVLVQSAEWMTKVVVKRKLPRETLDKLCTMYNKTFLTLKEITEGLHTLVERQRANQDGEKVSNSSTNSHRNSTQVDTSVKPKMTLNKSSKFTSRTTPSTGKRSGNPLPNKMDTATKMKRTLIGLKGHLTRQINKCQNLSQQSTVDYFELEDLLQVAEKLHSTSVESSELEEVIDELAQYEEDIRVKLLPFKKQIAKNKLTVASAARTDPEVKLPQINIPTFSGDENESWDDFWNSLQTFRLELESLLKALSLKVLVQSAEWMTKVVVKRKLPRETLDKLCTMYNKTFLTLKKITEGLHTLVERQRANQDGEKVSNSSTNSHRNSTQVDTSVKPKMTLNKSSKFTSRTTPSTGKRSGNPPPGASIWDLHLGPPPRASTWGLHLGLHLGPPFGTTWDPIPPGPPLGPQPGAST; encoded by the exons ATGGACACGGCTaccaaaatgaaaaggacccttatcggtctgaaaggtcatttgacccgacagattaataaatgccaaaatctgtcacaacagtcaactgttgattactttgaattagaagatttatTACAAGTTGCTGAAAGTAAATTTGCTCATATTAAGCAACACATGAATTtgtatttgacagaacttcaCTCAACTTCTGTAGAAAGTAGTGAACTTGAGGAGGTTATCGATGAGTTAGCTCAGTATGAAGAAGATATCCGAGTTAAGCTTCTACCCTTtaagaagcaaattgctaaaaacaagctGACAGTAGCTTCTGCTGCACGTACAGATCCTGAGgtcaaattacctcaaatcaatatacccacattctctggtgatgagaatgaaagttgggatgatttctgga attctctccaaactttcagactagagttagagtctttactcaaggccttaagcctcaaAGTCCTAGttcagacagctgaatggatgaccaaagtagttgttaagcgaaaattgccaagagaaactttagataagttgtgtactatgtacaataagacCTTTTTGACTTTGAAAGAAAtcacagaaggtctacataccttagtcgaaagacaaagagccaatcaaGACGGGGAGAAAGTTTCGAACTCCTCTACCAACTCTCATCGTAACTCAACTCAagttgacacttcagtcaaaccaaaaatgactttaaataagtctagtAAATTTACATCTagaactactccatccactgggaaaaaaagtggaaat CCTTTACCCAACAAGATGGACACGGCTaccaaaatgaaaaggacccttatcggtctgaaaggtcatttgacccgacagattaataaatgccaaaatctgtcacaacagtcaactgttgattactttgaattagaagatttatTACAAGTTGCTGAAA aacttcaCTCAACTTCTGTAGAAAGTAGTGAACTTGAGGAGGTTATCGATGAGTTAGCTCAGTATGAAGAAGATATCCGAGTTAAGCTTCTACCCTTtaagaagcaaattgctaaaaacaagctGACAGTAGCTTCTGCTGCACGTACAGATCCTGAGgtcaaattacctcaaatcaatatacccacattctctggtgatgagaatgaaagttgggatgatttctgga attctctccaaactttcagactagagttagagtctttactcaaggccttaagcctcaaAGTCCTAGTTCAGtcagctgaatggatgaccaaagtagttgttaagcgaaaattgccaagagaaactttagataagttgtgtactatgtacaataagacCTTTTTGACTTTGAAAGAAAtcacagaaggtctacataccttagtcgaaagacaaagagccaatcaaGACGGGGAGAAAGTTTCAAACTCCTCTACCAACTCTCATCGTAACTCAACTCAagttgacacttcagtcaaaccaaaaatgactttaaataagtctagtAAATTTACATCTagaactactccatccactgggaaaagaagtggaaat CCTTTACCCAACAAGATGGACACAACTaccaaaatgaaaaggacccttatcggtctgaaaggtcatttgacccgacagattaataaatgccaaaatctgtcacaacagtcaactgttgattactttgaattagaagatttatTACAAGTTGCTGAAA aacttcaCTCAACTTCTGTAGAAAGTAGTGAACTTGAGGAGGTTATCGATGAGTTAGCTCAGTATGAAGAAGATATCCGAGTTAAGCTTCTACCCTTtaagaagcaaattgctaaaaacaagctGACAGTAGCTTCTGCTGCACGTACAGATCCTGAGgtcaaattacctcaaatcaatatacccacattctctggtgatgagaatgaaagttgggatgatttctgga attctctccaaactttcagactagagttagagtctttactcaaggccttaagcctcaaAGTCCTAGTTCAGtcagctgaatggatgaccaaagtagttgttaagcgaaaattgccaagagaaactttagataagttgtgtactatgtacaataagacCTTTTTGACTTTGAAAGAAAtcacagaaggtctacataccttagtcgaaagacaaagagccaatcaaGACGGGGAGAAAGTTTCAAACTCCTCTACCAACTCTCATCGTAACTCAACTCAagttgacacttcagtcaaaccaaaaatgactttaaataagtctagtAAATTTACATCTagaactactccatccactgggaaaagaagtggaaat CCTTTACCCAACAAGATGGACACGGCTaccaaaatgaaaaggacccttatcggtctgaaaggtcatttgacccgacagattaataaatgccaaaatctgtcacaacagtcaactgttgattactttgaattagaagatttatTACAAGTTGCTGAAA aacttcaCTCAACTTCTGTAGAAAGTAGTGAACTTGAGGAGGTTATCGATGAGTTAGCTCAGTATGAAGAAGATATCCGAGTTAAGCTTCTACCCTTtaagaagcaaattgctaaaaacaagctGACAGTAGCTTCTGCTGCACGTACAGATCCTGAGgtcaaattacctcaaatcaatatacccacattctctggtgatgagaatgaaagttgggatgatttctgga attctctccaaactttcagactagagttagagtctttactcaaggccttaagcctcaaAGTCCTAGTTCAGtcagctgaatggatgaccaaagtagttgttaagcgaaaattgccaagagaaactttagataagttgtgtactatgtacaataagacCTTTTTGACTTTGAAAAAAAtcacagaaggtctacataccttagtcgaaagacaaagagccaatcaaGACGGGGAGAAAGTTTCAAACTCCTCTACCAACTCTCATCGTAACTCAACTCAagttgacacttcagtcaaaccaaaaatgactttaaataagtctagtAAATTTACATCTagaactactccatccactgggaaaagaagtggaaat